A genomic stretch from Vibrio cortegadensis includes:
- the arfB gene encoding alternative ribosome rescue aminoacyl-tRNA hydrolase ArfB: MLQISNAVTIQSWEIQLTAIRAQGAGGQNVNKVSSAIHLRFDIHHSTLPDFYKQRLLALKDQRITKEGVIIIKAQQYRTQEQNRDDALARLKALVISATTVQKNRRETKPTRSSQRKRLDKKAQKGATKKLRGKLI; this comes from the coding sequence ATGCTTCAAATATCTAACGCCGTCACAATTCAAAGCTGGGAAATCCAACTCACAGCGATACGAGCCCAAGGTGCTGGCGGACAAAATGTCAATAAAGTGTCGAGCGCCATCCATCTTAGGTTTGATATCCACCATTCAACGCTTCCTGATTTTTACAAACAGAGGTTGTTAGCTTTAAAAGATCAACGCATCACTAAAGAAGGTGTCATCATCATTAAAGCGCAGCAATATAGAACACAAGAACAAAATCGTGACGATGCCCTAGCTCGCTTAAAAGCATTAGTCATCTCTGCAACCACCGTTCAAAAAAACCGACGAGAAACCAAACCAACTCGCTCTTCACAACGGAAGCGACTCGATAAAAAAGCACAAAAAGGCGCAACAAAAAAATTAAGAGGAAAGTTAATCTAG
- a CDS encoding beta-phosphoglucomutase family hydrolase, translating to MSIDLSSYQGLIFDMDGTLIDTMPAHLDAWEKTANQFEFPFDMDWLHSLGGMPSFKIIGQVNQKYGLNLDAKQVSKFKMQCFAALEHHGDVIECTYRLLIDNLGKKKLAVGTGSQRQSAIRLLEKAELLNRLDAMVSATDVENHKPAPDTFLQAAKELGLDSTQCVVFEDTHLGKMAAHAAGMDCYLVVDGRLEFHPVSQVTD from the coding sequence ATGAGTATTGATCTTAGTAGTTATCAAGGTTTGATCTTTGATATGGATGGCACACTCATTGATACTATGCCTGCGCACCTTGATGCGTGGGAGAAAACAGCCAATCAGTTTGAATTTCCATTTGATATGGATTGGTTGCATAGCCTAGGGGGAATGCCCAGCTTTAAAATTATCGGACAAGTGAACCAAAAGTATGGTCTGAATTTAGATGCTAAGCAGGTTTCTAAATTTAAAATGCAATGCTTTGCGGCTTTGGAGCACCATGGTGACGTGATTGAGTGTACATATCGATTATTAATAGACAATCTTGGTAAGAAGAAGCTGGCAGTAGGAACGGGAAGCCAAAGACAAAGTGCGATTCGTTTATTGGAAAAAGCAGAATTGTTAAACCGATTGGATGCAATGGTTTCCGCGACTGATGTCGAAAATCATAAGCCTGCGCCCGATACTTTCTTGCAAGCAGCGAAAGAGTTAGGGTTAGACTCTACACAATGCGTGGTTTTTGAGGATACTCATCTCGGTAAAATGGCCGCACATGCAGCAGGAATGGATTGTTACTTAGTGGTGGATGGACGCTTAGAATTTCATCCGGTTTCACAAGTTACAGACTAA
- a CDS encoding DMT family transporter gives MTWIFFTLLAAFSQSWRNAFQSQLSKEMNVIGVTLSRFLWASPLAALYLVCLYWFEPVALPSLNIRSYLFIFGASVMQILATALMVVLFKQKNFAIGAGLAKSEAPVAAILGVLFFGTSLSLFGWAGVIVGAIAVFMLSCSNGIRSISLKTALIGLACSTSFALTSLWIREASLTLDLPFPHRAAWVLFLVISFQTLILLAYMLLKDRRTLSLMFIKSKLVIMTSVASFVGSLGWFSAMSLQTVPLVKTLGQVEVFFTMLISFFWLKEGIRRKDMLALVLIAIAAILVMWQ, from the coding sequence GTGACCTGGATATTTTTTACGTTATTAGCTGCATTTAGCCAGTCTTGGCGCAATGCCTTTCAAAGTCAGCTCAGTAAAGAGATGAATGTGATTGGTGTGACGCTGTCACGATTTTTATGGGCAAGCCCGCTCGCTGCTCTTTATCTAGTGTGCCTATATTGGTTTGAGCCGGTTGCATTGCCTTCCCTTAATATCCGCTCGTATCTATTTATTTTTGGTGCATCAGTGATGCAAATTTTAGCGACTGCGCTAATGGTGGTTCTATTCAAACAGAAGAATTTTGCCATTGGCGCTGGTCTTGCAAAAAGTGAAGCGCCAGTTGCGGCAATTTTAGGCGTATTATTTTTTGGGACATCTCTTTCTCTGTTTGGTTGGGCGGGTGTTATCGTTGGGGCCATCGCTGTGTTTATGCTTAGTTGCTCGAATGGTATACGTTCTATTTCATTGAAAACGGCACTTATCGGCTTAGCATGCAGTACCTCTTTTGCGTTGACCTCTTTATGGATCAGAGAGGCAAGCCTCACTCTTGATTTACCATTTCCTCATCGTGCCGCTTGGGTCTTATTCCTCGTCATCTCTTTTCAAACTCTGATCTTATTAGCTTATATGTTGTTAAAAGATAGACGGACCCTAAGTTTAATGTTCATTAAGTCTAAACTCGTCATCATGACCAGTGTTGCTAGCTTTGTTGGCTCATTAGGGTGGTTTAGCGCAATGTCACTTCAAACGGTTCCATTAGTGAAAACATTGGGGCAGGTTGAAGTCTTTTTCACCATGCTGATTTCATTCTTCTGGCTGAAAGAGGGCATTCGCAGAAAAGACATGCTCGCACTGGTTTTAATCGCTATTGCCGCTATTTTGGTTATGTGGCAGTAG
- a CDS encoding porin family protein, with protein sequence MNKCLPLLLLAGMSCAVQAQDPTETEHKIGIKYSRLDQTASASGISGSADDKGNVYGIEYTALRPISDEETNKVKFGVNVAFDITTLDYDTSMEADLSMITLAPVISYSLIDEIDIYAKGGFVSWDADLPGATSLSGIDFIYGLGITYQSSNGAYSGLELTQFEGQDDGITLENTMASIKVGFKF encoded by the coding sequence ATGAATAAATGTCTTCCACTATTGCTTTTAGCGGGTATGAGCTGTGCTGTACAAGCACAAGATCCTACAGAAACTGAACATAAAATTGGTATTAAATACAGCCGTTTGGACCAAACTGCCAGTGCAAGTGGGATCTCGGGTAGCGCGGATGATAAAGGTAACGTATATGGTATTGAGTACACTGCTCTTCGCCCAATATCTGATGAAGAAACGAATAAAGTTAAGTTTGGTGTGAACGTTGCCTTTGATATTACCACGCTTGACTATGATACTAGCATGGAGGCGGATCTTAGTATGATCACGCTAGCACCTGTTATTTCATATTCGCTAATCGATGAAATCGACATTTATGCAAAAGGTGGTTTTGTGTCTTGGGATGCTGATCTTCCAGGTGCAACTTCTTTGAGTGGTATTGATTTTATCTACGGATTGGGCATTACTTACCAGTCATCTAATGGTGCTTATTCCGGTCTCGAACTAACGCAGTTTGAAGGCCAAGATGATGGTATTACACTAGAAAATACAATGGCATCAATTAAAGTCGGCTTTAAGTTTTAA